From the Primulina tabacum isolate GXHZ01 chromosome 15, ASM2559414v2, whole genome shotgun sequence genome, one window contains:
- the LOC142526084 gene encoding cytochrome P450 704C1-like, whose protein sequence is MDSPTRVNMQSAFFNSRAEGCPGYFLPIRSPDSHASSRELFTRATSRSAPHSSVSVWATLCLIIITGTFYPGYLEKRTTFECISMGYLMLDNHYCQNYMSLVCQKSHQKQGMGSRLTILSRIKKWREQRKLYSPEFSTRVLRDFSIVIFRKNVIKLAKIVSDAANSNQEMDIQDLFMKSTLDSFSRVAFGVDVDSMCGSNEEGTKFSNAFDDASAMTICRCVDIMWKIKRILDICWEAKLKTSLKVIDECVHKLISSKIEQMSKSPDETYMQLKKEDILSRFLLLINTNPKCVRDIILNFIRSGKDTTATSLSWFIYMLCKHSHFNLTTF, encoded by the exons ATGGATAGCCCAACCAGAGTCAATATGCAGAGTGCTTTCTTCAACAGCCGGGCAGAGGGATGCCCGGGATATTTTCTCCCGATCAGGAGCCCAGACTCTCATGCAAGCTCCCGGGAACTTTTTAcccgggctacctcgagaagCGCACCACATTCGAGTGTATCAGTATGGGCTACCTTATGCTTGATAATCATTACGGGAACTTTCTAcccgggctacctcgagaagCGCACCACATTCGAGTGTATCAGTATGGGCTACCTTATGCTTGATAATCATTACTGTCAGAACTACATGAGTTTGGTGTGTCAGAAAAGTCATCAGAAGCAGGGTATGGGCAGCCGCCTTACCATACTTAGCAG GATCAAAAAATGGCGAGAGCAGAGAAAATTATATAGCCCTGAGTTCTCCACAAGGGTTCTAAGAGATTTCAGTATCGTCATCTTTAGAAAAAATGTAATAAAGCTCGCTAAGATAGTATCTGATGCTGCAAATTCCAATCAAGAAATGGATATCCAA GACCTTTTCATGAAATCCACTTTAGATTCGTTCTCTAGAGTTGCGTTTGGAGTTGATGTAGACAGTATGTGTGGTTCAAATGAAGAAGGCACTAAATTTAGTAATGCCTTTGATGATGCGAGTGCAATGACTATCTGTAGATGCGTGGATATTATGTGGAAGATTAAGAGAATTCTCGATATTTGTTGGGAAGCGAAATTGAAAACAAGTCTTAAAGTGATTGATGAATGTGTTCATAAGTTGATCTCTAGCAAGATCGAGCAAATGAGCAAATCCCCGGATGAGACATAT ATGCAGTTGAAAAAAGAAGACATTTTGTCGAGGTTCTTGCTGCTGATCAATACAAATCCTAAATGCGTGCGAGATATAATATTGAACTTCATAAGATCTGGGAAAGACACGACAGCAACATCTCTTTCTTGGTTTATTTACATGCTTTGCAAGCATTCACATTTTAATCTAACAACTTTTTAA
- the LOC142526752 gene encoding cytochrome P450 704C1-like, producing MFPWPTSNMDHILEVIFYITATTLLLLSILISSLVIKTYTGKSLNNPDYPPVMGTVFHQLFYFSTLYDYQIKTSKKHKTWRLLSPEHSEIYTTEPRNIEHILKTNFGKYSKGESNQEVVTDLFGQGIFAVDGDKWRQQRKLASFEFSARVLRDFSCAVFRKNAAKLVGIVYEFSENNRVFDMQALLMRCSLDSIFKVGFGVDLNCLQGSNKEGNEFIKAFDDSNELIYWRYPDPLWKIKRYFNIGGEATLKKNIKFIHDFVDRVIKIKKEQMETQQPCDTDKEDILSRFLVESKKDPDTMTDEYLRDIILNFMIAGKDSTANTLSWFIYMLCKNPPVQEKILQELNRVVVAPNDDTSIYDFTQSLSDEALEEMHYLHATLTETLRLYPAVPVDGRCAETDDTLPDGHRLKKGDGVYYMAYAMGRMPHIWGDDAEEFLPERWLQNGIFQPQSPFKFIAFHAGPRICLGKDFAYRQMKIVSASLVRFFRFKLRDDAKNVTYRTMITLHMRGSLDVLVVPRTK from the exons ATGTTTCCTTGGCCAACATCGAACATGGATCATATCCTTGAAGTCATCTTCTACATCACTGCAACCACACTCCTACTTCTATCGATCCTTATTTCGTCCCTCGTAATCAAAACCTACACCGGAAAATCCTTGAACAACCCGGACTACCCACCGGTCATGGGAACCGTATTCCATCAACTTTTCTACTTCAGCACACTCTACGACTACCAAATCAAAACGTCCAAGAAACACAAAACCTGGAGGCTGCTCTCCCCAGAGCACAGTGAAATATACACGACTGAACCAAGAAACATCGAGCATATTCTGAAAACGAATTTCGGTAAGTATTCCAAGGGCGAGTCCAATCAAGAAGTTGTGACTGATTTGTTCGGGCAAGGGATTTTTGCGGTGGATGGAGACAAGTGGAGGCAGCAGAGGAAACTGGCGAGCTTTGAGTTCTCGGCCAGAGTGTTGAGAGATTTCAGCTGCGCGGTGTTCAGGAAAAATGCGGCGAAATTGGTCGGAATCGTTTATGAGTTTTCGGAGAACAATCGAGTTTTTGATATGCAG GCTCTGTTGATGAGGTGTTCACTTGACTCCATATTCAAAGTTGGCTTTGGAGTCGACTTAAATTGCCTCCAAGGATCAAACAAAGAGGGGAATGAATTTATCAAAGCCTTTGATGATTCAAATGAGTTAATATATTGGCGTTATCCAGATCCACTGTGGAAGATCAAGAGATACTTCAATATCGGCGGAGAAGCAACCCTCaagaaaaatatcaaatttattcATGATTTTGTGGACAGGGTTATCAAAATCAAGAAGGAACAAATGGAGACCCAACAACCTTGT GATACTGATAAGGAAGACATACTGTCAAGGTTTCTGGTTGAAAGCAAGAAGGACCCAGACACGATGACAGATGAATACTTGAGGGACATCATTCTGAATTTCATGATTGCTGGTAAAGACAGCACAGCAAACACGCTCTCTTGGTTCATTTACATGCTCTGCAAGAATCCGCCTGTCCAAGAAAAAATCTTACAAGAATTGAACAGAGTCGTCGTTGCACCAAACGACGACACTAGCATCTACGATTTTACACAAAGTTTAAGTGATGAAGCACTGGAAGAAATGCATTACCTTCATGCAACATTGACTGAGACCTTGAGGCTGTACCCCGCGGTACCAGTG GATGGAAGGTGTGCTGAAACAGATGATACTCTTCCGGATGGGCATAGGCTTAAAAAGGGAGATGGTGTGTATTACATGGCTTATGCAATGGGACGAATGCCCCATATTTGGGGAGATGACGCCGAGGAATTTCTGCCAGAGAGATGGCTGCAAAATGGCATCTTTCAACCCCAATCGCCTTTCAAATTCATTGCATTTCAC GCGGGGCCACGGATATGTCTAGGCAAGGACTTTGCTTATCGCCAAATGAAGATAGTATCGGCTAGTCTGGTTCGATTCTTCCGTTTCAAATTAAGGGATGATGCCAAAAATGTAACTTACAGGACCATGATTACGCTTCATATGAGGGGAAGCCTTGATGTTTTGGTTGTTCCAAGGACAAAATAG